From a region of the Kaistia sp. 32K genome:
- a CDS encoding carbohydrate ABC transporter permease: MKSSASTSQVTISSVRIALTRWLVTAVLVVLAVVTLYPLVFTVINSLKTRADFAADPLGFVTDITFDNYIETFQRMQVGRLLVNSIITTAGGLVLSTVAALFIAYAVTKLKIKGGNYIFLFIIAMLVIPSQVIIYPLYETILDLGFGGTYQGLIFAYAAFGLPLGTYLLSAYFRAIPDELIEAARLDGAGDIRILFSILLPISIPAIAALSILNFVWMWNDLLLPLVIMGGSDKKTLMVGVALLSGQYDVSIPLISAGLIVALLPVILVYMLFQRQILSGAIAGAVR; encoded by the coding sequence ATGAAATCCTCCGCCTCCACCTCGCAGGTGACGATCTCCTCGGTCCGCATCGCGCTGACGCGCTGGCTGGTCACGGCGGTCCTCGTCGTGCTCGCCGTGGTGACGCTCTATCCGCTTGTTTTCACGGTGATCAATTCGCTGAAGACGCGCGCCGACTTCGCCGCCGATCCGCTCGGCTTCGTCACCGACATCACCTTCGACAACTACATCGAGACCTTCCAGCGCATGCAGGTCGGCCGGCTGCTGGTCAACAGCATCATCACCACGGCGGGCGGGCTGGTCCTCTCGACCGTCGCGGCGCTGTTCATCGCCTATGCCGTCACCAAGCTGAAGATCAAGGGCGGCAACTACATCTTCCTGTTCATCATCGCGATGCTGGTGATCCCGAGCCAGGTGATCATCTATCCGCTCTACGAGACGATCCTCGACCTCGGTTTCGGCGGCACCTATCAGGGCCTGATCTTCGCCTATGCCGCCTTCGGCCTGCCGCTCGGCACCTATCTGCTGTCGGCCTATTTCCGCGCGATTCCGGATGAGCTGATCGAGGCGGCCCGCCTCGACGGCGCTGGCGACATCCGCATCCTGTTCTCGATCCTGCTGCCGATCTCGATCCCGGCGATCGCGGCGCTGTCGATCCTGAACTTCGTCTGGATGTGGAACGACCTGCTGCTGCCGCTCGTCATCATGGGCGGCTCCGACAAGAAGACGCTGATGGTCGGCGTGGCGCTTCTATCCGGCCAGTACGACGTCTCGATCCCGCTGATCAGCGCCGGACTGATCGTCGCCCTGCTGCCGGTGATCCTCGTCTACATGCTGTTCCAGCGCCAGATCCTGTCCGGCGCCATCGCGGGCGCGGTGCGGTGA
- a CDS encoding ABC transporter permease, with protein sequence MLRFLTMRILSAIPVLFVLSVVTFAIIQAPPGDYADFIRAQLMNQGGASAVVAEAQAEAYRQAHGLNDPVIVQYFRWIWGILTRFDFGDSFFYNKPVSTVVAERLPRTLMLALACHILASLLGITFGIIAATRQYSWIDSTLSFVSFLGMTVPRFLMAIIIVYILAFKMNVQEIGSFFSPQYGGAPWSWAKFVDLVKHIWPVVAIATFGGLAYNMRVMRGNLLDTLNAQYVETARAKGLPESRVILRHAVPNALHPLVMYQGVALPYMLTGEIEVAIVFALATVGPAIVGSMAVGDVYVTATFMLVLATTLIIGNIIADMLLAFLDPRVRLGGEKS encoded by the coding sequence ATGTTGCGCTTCCTGACTATGCGCATCCTGTCGGCGATCCCGGTGCTGTTCGTTCTCAGCGTCGTGACCTTCGCCATCATCCAGGCGCCCCCCGGCGACTATGCGGACTTCATCCGCGCGCAGTTGATGAACCAGGGCGGCGCGTCCGCCGTCGTCGCCGAGGCGCAGGCCGAAGCCTACCGCCAGGCGCATGGCCTCAACGATCCCGTCATCGTCCAGTATTTCCGCTGGATCTGGGGCATCCTGACCCGCTTCGATTTCGGCGACAGCTTCTTCTACAACAAGCCCGTCTCGACGGTGGTGGCCGAGCGGCTGCCGCGCACGCTGATGCTGGCGCTGGCCTGCCACATCCTGGCGTCGCTGCTCGGCATCACCTTCGGCATCATCGCCGCCACGCGGCAGTACAGCTGGATCGACTCGACGCTCTCCTTCGTGTCGTTCCTCGGCATGACCGTGCCGCGCTTCCTGATGGCGATCATCATCGTCTACATCCTGGCGTTCAAAATGAACGTGCAGGAGATCGGCAGCTTCTTCTCGCCCCAATATGGCGGCGCGCCCTGGTCCTGGGCCAAGTTCGTCGACCTGGTGAAGCATATCTGGCCGGTCGTCGCGATCGCCACCTTCGGCGGCCTCGCCTACAACATGCGCGTGATGCGGGGCAATCTGCTCGACACGCTGAACGCCCAGTATGTCGAGACGGCGCGCGCCAAAGGCCTGCCGGAATCGCGCGTGATCCTTCGCCACGCCGTGCCCAACGCCCTGCATCCGCTCGTCATGTATCAGGGCGTCGCGCTGCCCTACATGCTGACCGGCGAGATCGAGGTTGCGATCGTCTTCGCCCTCGCCACCGTCGGCCCGGCGATCGTCGGCTCGATGGCGGTCGGCGACGTCTATGTCACCGCGACCTTCATGCTGGTGCTCGCGACGACCCTGATCATCGGCAACATCATCGCCGACATGCTGCTGGCGTTCCTCGATCCCCGCGTCCGCCTCGGGGGAGAAAAGTCATGA
- a CDS encoding alpha-glucosidase/alpha-galactosidase — protein sequence MTANPRITFIGAGSTVFMKNIVGDILQRPALSGATIALMDINPQRLEESAIVVRKIASTLGVPAKVETHTDQKKALSGADFVVVAFQIGGYDPCTITDFEVPKRYGLRQTIADTLGVGGIMRGLRTVPHLWKICEDMLAVCPDAIMLQYVNPMAINTWAITARYPTIRQVGLCHSVQGTAMELAHDLDIPYEEIRYRSAGINHMAFYLKFEHRQADGSYRDLYPDLVRGYREGRAPKPGWNPRCPNKVRYEMLTRLGYFVTESSEHFAEYTPYFIKEGREDLIEKFGIPLDEYPKRCIEQIARWKNQAEEYRTADRIEVSQSKEYASEIINSVWTGEPSVIYGNVRNNGCITSLPADCAAEVPCLVDASGIQPTYIGELPPQLTALMRTNINVQELTVKALLTENREHIYHAAMMDPHTAAELDLDQIWHLVDDLLAAHGEWLPEWARGAAKQRVA from the coding sequence ATGACTGCCAATCCCAGGATCACCTTCATCGGCGCCGGCTCGACCGTGTTCATGAAGAACATCGTCGGCGACATCCTGCAGCGCCCGGCGCTGTCGGGCGCCACCATCGCGCTGATGGACATCAACCCGCAGCGCCTCGAGGAGAGCGCGATCGTCGTCCGCAAGATCGCCTCGACGCTCGGCGTGCCCGCGAAGGTCGAGACCCATACCGACCAGAAGAAGGCGCTTTCCGGCGCCGACTTCGTCGTCGTCGCCTTCCAGATCGGCGGCTACGACCCGTGCACGATCACCGATTTCGAGGTGCCGAAGCGCTACGGCCTGCGCCAGACCATCGCCGACACGCTCGGCGTCGGCGGAATCATGCGGGGCTTGCGCACCGTGCCGCATCTCTGGAAGATCTGCGAGGACATGCTCGCCGTCTGCCCGGACGCGATCATGCTGCAATACGTCAACCCGATGGCGATCAACACCTGGGCGATCACGGCCAGGTATCCGACGATCCGCCAGGTCGGACTCTGCCACTCCGTGCAGGGCACGGCGATGGAACTGGCGCATGACCTCGACATTCCCTACGAGGAAATCCGCTACCGTTCCGCCGGCATCAACCACATGGCGTTTTACCTGAAGTTCGAGCATCGCCAGGCCGACGGATCGTATCGCGACCTCTATCCCGACCTCGTCCGCGGCTACCGCGAGGGTCGGGCGCCGAAGCCCGGCTGGAACCCGCGCTGCCCCAACAAGGTGCGCTACGAGATGCTGACGCGGCTCGGCTATTTCGTCACCGAGAGCTCCGAGCATTTCGCCGAATACACGCCCTATTTCATCAAGGAAGGCCGCGAGGACCTGATCGAGAAATTCGGCATTCCGCTCGACGAATATCCGAAGCGCTGCATCGAGCAGATCGCGCGCTGGAAGAACCAAGCGGAGGAATACCGCACGGCCGACCGGATCGAAGTATCGCAGAGCAAGGAATACGCCTCCGAGATCATCAACTCGGTCTGGACCGGCGAGCCCTCGGTGATCTACGGCAACGTCCGCAACAATGGCTGCATCACGTCGCTGCCGGCCGATTGCGCGGCGGAAGTGCCCTGCCTGGTCGACGCCTCGGGCATCCAGCCGACCTATATCGGCGAACTGCCGCCGCAGCTCACCGCCCTGATGCGCACCAACATCAACGTGCAGGAACTGACGGTGAAGGCGCTGCTGACGGAGAACCGCGAGCACATCTACCACGCCGCGATGATGGACCCGCACACGGCGGCCGAGCTCGATCTCGACCAGATCTGGCATCTGGTCGACGACCTGCTGGCGGCGCATGGCGAATGGCTGCCTGAATGGGCGCGTGGCGCGGCCAAGCAGCGGGTGGCGTAA
- a CDS encoding ABC transporter ATP-binding protein, producing the protein MALIPNEFAPAERYDLNAHGRELILDARNVAVTFKVEGGTVDAVRDVSFQLHKGETIAVVGESGSGKSVTARTIMGLLSKRATVAKDARIDFEGRNVLTLNDVQRRKLRGNRFSMIFQEPMSSLNPVYTIGQQIAEVLHLHNRISRADARKRVLELLKEVQIPDPEARIKQYPHQLSGGQRQRVMIAMALANRPDILIADEPTTALDVTVQAQILNLIRELQKRYGMAVILITHDLTIVRQFSDYVYVMQHGEVREHNVTETLFQNPRHAYTRHLLASEPKGSANPLPEGTPVMLEGRNVRVAYTLKRGGLFKPDYFQLLACDNLSLELRRHETLGIVGESGSGKTTFGQALIRLIQHSTGEIVFDGEPIHDRDRKAMRPLRSRMQIVFQDPFSSLNPRMSIGQIIEEGLIVNGIGANRQDRVDRVRQALRDAGMPDAILGRFPHEFSGGQRQRIAIARAIALEPEFILLDEPTSALDLSVQAQIIDLLRKLQDERGLSYLFISHDLKVVRALCHRVIVMQHGKIVEQGPVSEVLTHPQNEYTARLVRAAFQIAA; encoded by the coding sequence ATGGCCTTGATCCCCAACGAATTCGCTCCGGCCGAACGCTATGACCTCAACGCACATGGCCGCGAGCTGATCCTCGATGCCCGCAACGTCGCTGTTACCTTCAAGGTCGAGGGCGGCACGGTCGACGCGGTGCGCGACGTCTCGTTCCAGCTGCACAAGGGCGAGACGATCGCGGTCGTCGGCGAGTCGGGCTCCGGCAAATCGGTGACGGCGCGCACCATCATGGGGCTCTTGTCGAAGCGCGCCACCGTCGCCAAGGACGCCCGCATCGACTTCGAAGGCAGGAACGTCCTCACGCTCAACGACGTGCAGCGTCGCAAGCTGCGGGGCAACCGCTTCTCGATGATCTTCCAGGAGCCGATGAGCTCGCTGAACCCGGTCTACACGATCGGCCAGCAGATCGCGGAGGTGCTGCATCTGCACAACCGGATCAGCCGGGCCGACGCGCGCAAGCGCGTGCTGGAGCTCCTGAAGGAAGTGCAGATCCCCGATCCGGAAGCGCGGATCAAGCAGTACCCGCACCAGCTTTCCGGCGGCCAGCGCCAGCGCGTCATGATCGCCATGGCGCTCGCCAACCGGCCCGACATCCTGATCGCCGACGAGCCGACCACAGCGCTCGACGTCACCGTGCAGGCGCAGATCCTGAACCTGATCCGCGAACTGCAGAAGCGCTACGGCATGGCGGTGATCCTGATCACGCACGATCTGACGATCGTCCGGCAGTTCTCGGACTACGTCTATGTGATGCAGCATGGCGAGGTGCGGGAGCACAACGTCACCGAGACGCTGTTCCAGAACCCGCGCCACGCCTATACGCGCCACCTGCTCGCCTCCGAGCCGAAGGGATCCGCCAATCCGCTGCCGGAGGGAACGCCGGTCATGCTCGAGGGCCGCAATGTCCGCGTCGCCTACACGCTGAAACGGGGCGGCCTGTTCAAGCCGGACTACTTCCAGCTGCTCGCCTGCGACAATCTCAGCCTGGAGCTGCGCCGGCACGAGACGCTCGGCATCGTCGGCGAGAGCGGTTCCGGCAAGACCACCTTCGGCCAGGCGCTGATCCGGCTGATCCAGCATTCGACCGGCGAGATCGTCTTCGACGGCGAGCCGATCCACGACCGCGACCGCAAGGCGATGCGGCCGCTCAGATCGCGCATGCAGATCGTCTTCCAGGATCCGTTCTCGTCGCTGAACCCGCGCATGTCGATCGGCCAAATCATCGAGGAAGGTCTGATCGTCAACGGCATCGGCGCCAACCGCCAGGACCGTGTCGACCGCGTCCGCCAGGCGCTCCGCGATGCCGGTATGCCGGACGCCATTCTCGGACGCTTCCCGCACGAGTTCTCCGGCGGCCAGCGCCAGCGCATCGCGATCGCCCGCGCCATCGCGCTGGAGCCGGAATTCATCCTGCTCGACGAGCCGACCTCGGCGCTCGATCTCTCCGTGCAGGCGCAGATCATCGATCTCCTGCGCAAGCTGCAGGACGAGCGGGGCCTCTCCTACCTGTTCATCTCGCACGACCTGAAGGTGGTGCGGGCGCTCTGCCATCGCGTCATCGTCATGCAACACGGCAAGATTGTCGAACAGGGACCGGTCAGCGAGGTGCTGACCCATCCGCAGAACGAGTACACGGCCCGCCTCGTGCGCGCCGCGTTCCAGATAGCCGCCTAA
- a CDS encoding IclR family transcriptional regulator, with protein MTTAKRPSGGTGVESPEPARKTVKSRGPAAGSKGADAADAKSAGKPTTKRAAKVAAGSAVSDAAAKPAYSAPALEKGLDVLELLASLSEGVTPSQIAQQLGRSLQEVYRVVVALERRGYIQRPPGEESLVLSSKLHDLSYRYPPMRRLVDAARPVLNRVAIDAYQAFHLAVLDGLSIRVVAQVDSPAPLGFRLRVGTQNPAIRTASGRLLIAYQPPAVQEWLFEAIGQNAPKSEVDWLRRRVEVVRSVGYEMIAGEALKGITDVSFPILDSEGYAPAVLTMPFLASSTEKVPMDDANLLLFEAAQTITGLLGGKLVAPRFPLVDTGGPVGSPGR; from the coding sequence ATGACCACAGCCAAGCGGCCATCCGGCGGGACGGGCGTCGAAAGCCCCGAGCCGGCGCGGAAGACGGTGAAGTCCCGGGGGCCGGCGGCCGGGTCGAAAGGCGCCGATGCCGCCGACGCCAAGTCGGCCGGCAAGCCTACCACCAAGCGCGCGGCAAAGGTTGCCGCGGGATCGGCGGTCAGCGACGCGGCCGCGAAGCCGGCCTACAGCGCCCCCGCGCTGGAGAAGGGCCTCGACGTGCTCGAGCTGCTGGCGAGCCTCTCCGAGGGCGTGACGCCGAGCCAGATCGCGCAGCAGCTCGGCCGCTCCCTGCAGGAGGTCTATCGCGTCGTCGTCGCGCTGGAGCGGCGCGGCTATATCCAGCGGCCGCCGGGCGAGGAAAGCCTGGTGCTGTCGAGCAAGCTGCACGATCTCTCCTACCGTTATCCGCCGATGCGGCGGCTGGTCGACGCCGCGCGGCCGGTGTTGAACCGGGTGGCGATCGACGCCTATCAGGCCTTCCACCTGGCCGTGCTGGACGGGCTTTCCATCCGCGTCGTCGCCCAGGTCGACAGCCCCGCGCCGCTCGGCTTCCGCCTGCGCGTCGGCACGCAGAACCCCGCCATCCGCACCGCCTCCGGCCGTCTGCTGATCGCCTACCAGCCGCCCGCCGTGCAGGAATGGCTGTTCGAGGCGATCGGCCAGAATGCGCCGAAGAGCGAGGTCGACTGGCTGCGCCGGCGCGTCGAGGTGGTCCGCTCGGTCGGCTACGAGATGATCGCCGGCGAGGCGCTCAAGGGCATTACCGATGTCAGCTTCCCGATTCTCGATTCGGAAGGCTACGCCCCGGCCGTGCTGACCATGCCGTTCCTCGCCTCCTCGACCGAGAAGGTGCCGATGGACGACGCCAATCTCCTGCTGTTCGAGGCGGCGCAGACGATCACCGGCCTGCTCGGCGGTAAGCTGGTCGCGCCGCGCTTTCCGCTGGTCGATACCGGCGGTCCCGTCGGTAGCCCCGGCCGCTGA
- a CDS encoding ABC transporter substrate-binding protein → MKPTPFGTGRLAVRSMLAGLALASMTALGGQAALAQDVTTIRVLNWEPGGADYWKALVAEFEKQNPTIKVELETVPFDRYPEVQGPYITTKSGPDVMENNAGLELFDRRRAYAELPPEVLEAGKDLITYSGGCLNFDTTKSCYGLPFGYQGNVMYYNKKVLTEAGLDAANPPRTWDEMDAACEKVKAAGKTCIAIGLSGIFPAYWNFPEVARNYLTEDDMRAMLAGKMPWTDPKMVNILKGLASITEKGWTNSSAPSITMLPDGADIFQSGNAAFAGTIISDAANWAAFGKILGDENLGAMRWPTIVADAPLANSFSGIESSVFGVSEWSDKKDAAFQFVKFMAGKENAELLSKVAGGISLNKNVDPSVLPKSEALTQILEIIKTPTLHAGVLLSGQEADALARGWQEVSLGRLSVEDWTARMQKALEQSPSKRQ, encoded by the coding sequence ATGAAGCCAACACCATTCGGGACCGGCCGGCTCGCCGTCCGCTCCATGCTCGCGGGCCTCGCGCTCGCCTCGATGACGGCGCTCGGCGGCCAGGCCGCGCTGGCGCAGGACGTCACCACCATCCGCGTCCTGAACTGGGAACCGGGCGGCGCCGACTACTGGAAGGCGCTGGTCGCCGAGTTCGAGAAGCAGAACCCGACCATCAAGGTCGAGCTCGAGACGGTGCCGTTCGACCGCTATCCGGAAGTCCAGGGCCCCTACATCACGACCAAGAGCGGCCCGGACGTGATGGAGAACAATGCCGGCCTCGAGCTGTTCGACCGCCGCCGCGCCTATGCCGAGCTGCCGCCGGAAGTGCTGGAAGCCGGCAAGGACCTGATCACCTATAGCGGCGGCTGCCTGAACTTCGACACGACCAAGTCCTGCTACGGACTGCCCTTCGGCTACCAGGGCAACGTCATGTACTACAACAAGAAGGTACTGACGGAAGCCGGCCTCGACGCCGCCAACCCGCCCAGGACCTGGGACGAGATGGACGCCGCCTGCGAGAAGGTGAAGGCTGCAGGCAAGACCTGCATCGCCATCGGACTCTCCGGCATCTTCCCGGCCTACTGGAACTTCCCCGAAGTTGCGCGCAACTACCTGACCGAAGACGACATGCGCGCCATGCTCGCCGGCAAGATGCCCTGGACCGACCCGAAGATGGTCAACATCCTGAAGGGCCTCGCCTCGATCACCGAGAAGGGCTGGACCAATTCCAGCGCCCCCTCGATCACCATGCTGCCGGATGGCGCCGACATCTTCCAGAGCGGCAACGCCGCCTTCGCCGGCACGATCATCTCGGACGCCGCCAACTGGGCCGCCTTCGGCAAGATCCTCGGCGACGAGAATCTCGGCGCCATGCGCTGGCCGACGATCGTCGCCGACGCGCCGCTCGCGAACAGCTTTTCCGGCATCGAGAGCTCGGTCTTCGGCGTCTCCGAATGGAGCGACAAGAAGGACGCCGCCTTCCAGTTCGTGAAGTTCATGGCCGGCAAGGAGAATGCCGAGCTCCTGAGCAAGGTCGCCGGCGGCATCTCGCTCAACAAGAACGTCGACCCGTCGGTGCTGCCGAAGTCGGAAGCGCTCACCCAGATCCTCGAGATCATCAAGACGCCGACCCTGCATGCCGGCGTCCTGCTCTCCGGCCAGGAAGCTGATGCGCTCGCCCGCGGCTGGCAGGAAGTCTCGCTCGGCCGTCTCTCGGTCGAGGACTGGACGGCGCGGATGCAGAAGGCGCTCGAGCAGAGCCCGAGCAAGCGCCAGTAA
- a CDS encoding Gfo/Idh/MocA family protein has translation MKSGLELKQTWPLPSRPRPITIIGAGDIVTSAHLPAYRKIGLPVAGIFDLDLDKARAVAAEFDIPVVYDSLAAAIAARTDDTVFDLALPPAAILGAVEQLPTGSVALIQKPLGANLGGARRILEAIDARRITAATNFQLRYTPSMLAIRDAVQRSLLGDIVELEVRLAIYMPWEMWSFIPHLDAVEIPLHSIHYLDWIRSILGEPESVYAKAVPHPRYPDLKDARSSIILDYGSRARCNLSLNHTYNYGPKHIDATIRVEGTKGCAHLDLGYLHDYLKPVPEKLEVIVEGGEWTEIPLVGERVPDAFGAVMSNLQRFANGEDSQLDTDVHDSIRTMALVDACLASSRLGGVVPQLA, from the coding sequence ATGAAGTCTGGCTTGGAACTCAAACAGACCTGGCCGCTCCCGAGCCGACCGCGCCCGATCACCATCATCGGCGCCGGCGACATCGTCACCAGCGCGCATCTGCCCGCCTATCGCAAGATCGGCCTACCGGTCGCCGGCATCTTCGATCTCGACCTCGACAAGGCGCGCGCCGTCGCCGCCGAGTTCGATATTCCCGTCGTCTATGACAGCCTGGCGGCGGCGATCGCCGCGCGCACGGACGACACCGTGTTCGACCTCGCCTTGCCGCCGGCCGCGATCCTCGGCGCGGTGGAACAGCTGCCGACGGGCAGCGTCGCGCTGATCCAGAAGCCGCTCGGCGCCAATCTCGGCGGCGCGCGCCGCATCCTCGAGGCGATTGACGCCCGCAGGATCACCGCCGCCACCAATTTCCAGCTCCGCTACACGCCCTCCATGCTGGCGATCCGCGACGCGGTCCAGCGCAGCCTGCTCGGCGACATCGTCGAGCTGGAAGTGCGGCTCGCCATCTACATGCCGTGGGAGATGTGGTCGTTCATCCCGCATCTCGACGCCGTCGAGATCCCGCTGCACTCGATCCACTATCTCGACTGGATCCGTTCGATCCTCGGCGAGCCGGAAAGCGTCTACGCCAAGGCGGTGCCGCATCCGCGCTATCCCGACTTGAAGGATGCGCGCTCCAGCATCATCCTCGACTACGGTTCGCGCGCCCGCTGCAACCTGTCGCTCAACCACACCTACAATTACGGCCCCAAGCACATCGACGCGACGATCCGCGTCGAGGGCACCAAGGGCTGCGCCCATCTCGATCTCGGCTATCTGCACGACTACCTGAAGCCGGTGCCGGAAAAGCTCGAGGTGATCGTCGAGGGCGGCGAGTGGACGGAGATCCCGCTGGTCGGCGAGCGCGTGCCGGACGCGTTCGGCGCCGTCATGTCCAATCTGCAGCGCTTTGCCAACGGCGAGGACAGCCAGCTCGATACCGACGTGCACGACTCGATCCGCACCATGGCGCTCGTCGATGCCTGCCTGGCATCGAGCCGGCTCGGCGGCGTGGTTCCGCAGCTCGCCTGA
- a CDS encoding carbohydrate ABC transporter permease, with protein sequence MAELAKLATGAGTGAAGARRPWIRRDMLVATLFVLPGLALAILFKLVPLVRTVWLSLQETRGFEDPTFAGLDNYRTMLSDPSVHDSFRNALIAFATLPVWIVLPLVLAFLLFQKTPGWKFFRAAFFLPYMIAPIVVGIMFRQILAPDGPLNALLRVIGLAPLAIEWLNGPTSALLSLTAVALWSFFGLGVLTYLSGLSTVSEEVVEAAKLDGAGFWQLLFHIIMPLLKSVIGYWAVLCTSGILIWMFPLIYALTKGGPGTATVLPEFLVFTTTFQFLDRGLGAAIGMALFVFVAIVSAFVVRRMYVEGSKPR encoded by the coding sequence ATGGCTGAGCTGGCCAAACTGGCTACCGGCGCCGGCACGGGCGCGGCGGGGGCGAGACGCCCCTGGATCCGACGCGACATGCTCGTCGCCACCCTGTTCGTGCTGCCGGGCCTCGCGCTCGCCATCCTGTTCAAGCTGGTGCCGCTCGTGCGCACGGTTTGGCTCAGCCTGCAGGAGACGCGCGGCTTCGAGGATCCGACCTTCGCCGGCCTCGACAACTACCGCACCATGCTGAGCGACCCCTCAGTGCACGACTCGTTCCGCAACGCGCTGATCGCCTTCGCGACGCTGCCGGTCTGGATCGTGCTGCCGCTGGTGCTCGCCTTCCTCCTGTTCCAGAAGACGCCGGGCTGGAAGTTCTTCCGCGCCGCGTTCTTCCTGCCCTACATGATCGCGCCGATCGTCGTCGGCATCATGTTCCGCCAGATCCTGGCGCCGGACGGGCCGCTGAACGCGCTGCTCCGCGTAATCGGCCTCGCGCCGCTCGCGATCGAATGGCTGAACGGTCCGACCAGCGCGCTGCTGTCGCTGACCGCCGTCGCGCTCTGGAGCTTCTTCGGCCTCGGCGTGCTCACCTATCTCTCCGGTCTCTCGACGGTCTCGGAAGAAGTGGTCGAAGCAGCCAAACTCGATGGCGCCGGCTTCTGGCAGCTGCTCTTCCACATCATCATGCCGCTGCTCAAATCGGTGATCGGCTACTGGGCGGTGCTCTGCACCTCCGGCATCCTGATCTGGATGTTCCCGCTGATCTACGCGCTGACCAAGGGCGGCCCGGGAACGGCGACCGTGCTGCCGGAATTCCTCGTCTTCACTACGACGTTCCAGTTCCTCGACCGCGGCCTGGGTGCTGCCATCGGCATGGCGCTGTTCGTGTTCGTCGCCATCGTCTCCGCCTTCGTCGTCCGCCGCATGTATGTCGAAGGGAGCAAGCCCCGATGA
- a CDS encoding ABC transporter permease: protein MTDRIESLATAPPAEPAAPVAAPNARFSHGNEGYLALVWRRFRRSVMGMIGLTMVVGLLLMSLFADFVAPVDPRANGIGFAPPDHISFFAPDGSFSLVPRIYPIVETDELDPVTFQPMTGPDLQNPHILGLFVRGYEYKLLWLIPSNIHLFGSRDGAPIHLLGTDKFGRDILSRGIVGSRISLTIALIVVLITTTVGTTIGITSGYLGGRIDAWVQRFVELVLAFPQLPLYLALTSLIPITAPSNVFIAFVIGVMAALGWAQLSREVRGKTLALARVEYVRAAMAVGAGDGRIIFRHILPNVMSHVIVGVTLAIPTIVLLESFLGFLGFAVKPPLISWGLMLQDTGAFSVIGSYPWILSPVVFVLITVFAFNALGDGLRDAIDPY from the coding sequence ATGACCGACCGCATCGAGAGCCTCGCGACCGCGCCGCCGGCGGAACCGGCCGCGCCGGTGGCTGCCCCGAACGCCCGCTTTTCGCATGGCAACGAAGGCTATCTTGCTCTCGTCTGGCGCCGCTTCCGCCGCTCGGTCATGGGCATGATCGGCCTCACCATGGTCGTCGGCCTGCTCCTGATGTCGCTATTCGCGGATTTCGTCGCGCCGGTCGACCCGCGCGCCAACGGCATCGGCTTCGCCCCGCCCGACCACATCAGCTTCTTCGCGCCGGACGGTTCGTTCAGCCTGGTGCCGCGCATCTATCCGATCGTCGAGACGGACGAGCTCGACCCGGTGACCTTCCAGCCGATGACCGGTCCGGACCTCCAGAACCCGCACATACTCGGCCTGTTCGTGCGCGGCTACGAATACAAGCTGCTCTGGCTGATCCCGAGCAACATCCATCTGTTCGGCTCGCGCGACGGCGCGCCGATCCATCTGCTCGGCACCGACAAGTTCGGCCGCGACATTCTTTCCCGCGGCATCGTGGGGTCCAGGATCTCGCTCACCATCGCGCTGATCGTCGTGCTGATCACCACCACGGTCGGCACCACGATCGGCATCACGTCGGGCTATCTGGGCGGGCGGATCGACGCCTGGGTGCAGCGTTTCGTCGAGCTGGTGCTGGCCTTCCCGCAATTGCCGCTCTACCTGGCGCTGACCTCGCTGATCCCGATCACGGCGCCGTCCAACGTCTTCATCGCCTTCGTCATCGGCGTGATGGCGGCGCTCGGCTGGGCGCAGCTGTCGCGCGAGGTGCGCGGCAAGACGCTGGCGCTGGCAAGGGTCGAATATGTCCGCGCCGCCATGGCGGTCGGGGCCGGCGACGGGCGGATCATCTTCCGCCACATCCTGCCCAACGTGATGAGCCACGTGATCGTCGGCGTGACGCTCGCCATCCCGACCATCGTGCTGCTCGAATCGTTCCTGGGTTTCCTCGGCTTCGCCGTGAAGCCGCCGCTGATCTCCTGGGGCCTGATGCTGCAGGATACGGGCGCCTTCTCGGTGATCGGCTCCTATCCGTGGATCCTCTCCCCCGTCGTCTTCGTGCTGATCACCGTCTTCGCGTTCAACGCGCTGGGCGACGGTCTGCGCGACGCGATCGACCCCTACTAG